The Deltaproteobacteria bacterium genome segment TTTTTTGCTGAAAAATGCCCATGAGCAGGAGAAAAAACTTTTCTATAATTTGTCGCTTGAAATGCGCAAAACACAGAAAGTTTCGGAAGAGGTCGAAGAAAAGGATTTTTTAAATATCATCCCGGCTTTTATCGTGAGTGAATTGACGGAGGCTTTTGAAATTGGTTTTATTATCTTTCTTCCTTTTTTGGTGATCGATTTGGTGGTGGCCAATATTTTGCTTTCACTCGGAATGTTTCAAATTTCTCCCGTTACGTTGTCGCTCCCTTTCAAACTTTTGCTCTTTGTGATGGTGGATGGTTGGCATCTGATTGTTAAAGGTTTGGTGCAAACTTATCTATGAAAAAACCAAAAATAAAAAACCAAAAATTAAAAACACATATTAAAAATAAAAAATTTTTGCTTTTTAGTATGTGTTTTTGATTTTTGATTTTTGGTTTTTAATTTTTTTCTGCCTATGGATTATTTTATTGGTATCGCAAAGCAGGCCCTCTTTCTGGCGCTGATTCTAACGGCTCCTCCGGTGCTTATTGCGTTGGTGGTTGGTCTCATTATCAGCATTGTTCAAGCCACCACTCAGATTCAGGAGCAAACACTCACCTTTGTCCCCAAATTGGTTGCCGTTGTTTTCGCCATCATCATCACGGCGGAATTGTTAACGGGTCAGCTTCTCTCTTTCACGCGCTGGTTATTCGATAATTTTGCGCAGTACGTAAAATGAAAATTAAAAATCAAAAATAAAAAACCAAAAACACATATTAAAAATAAAAAATTTTTAATTTTTGGTATGTGTTTTTAATTTTTGAGCTTTAATCTTTGGTTTTGATTTTTGATATGTGTTTTTGGTTTTTGATCTTTAATATTTGATTTTAAAATGGAAACCTATCTTAAAACACTTGGGTTGAATATCAACTTTCCCTTCGCCCTGATCATGGCGGGTCTTATCTGGGCCCGTGTTCTGAGTGCTGTCATGACAATCCCTTTTCTTTTCGGAAAACCCGTTCCACGCAATGTGCGTGTTGGTGCTTCTGTAATGCTTGCCGTATTTTTATATCCGCTTCTTGTGACGAAAGAGATCGCCCCCACCGATATTCAGGATTTAAAACTCTTCTCCCTGTTTCTAAAAGAGATTCTCTTTGGTTTGAGTATTGGGTTCGCCGCGAGCATTGTTTTTTACGGATTTGAGGGCGCGGGACAGATGATTGATAACCAGCGTGGTGTTTCGCTTGCGCGCATTCTGATTCCCGAACTGGGAGAGCAATCTTCAATTACGGGTGCTTTTCTTTTTCAATTAACCATCGTTACTTTTCTGGTGTTGGGCGGACATCGTCTTTTTTTCAGGGCTTTCGCCGAGAGTTATCAGGTTTTGCCTTTGCTCCAGTTTCCGGAAAGTGTGGAAGGCCTCCTTCCTCTTTTGGATCTTTTTATGAAGATGACGGGCAAGATTTTTTTTATTGCCATTCAAATTTCAGCGCCGGTGATTATTGCGATTTTGATTACCGATATTATTTTGGGTGTTGCCAATCGTTTTGCGCCCCAGATTAATGTCTGGGAACTTGGTTTTAATATCCGTGGCTATGTCGGCATTTTGCTTTTGTTTTTGTCTCTGGCTTTCATTGCGCGTCAGATCGAAAATTATGTGGCGGAATCGAACCGCGATGTAAAAGCGGTGATTATGGATTTAAGAGGCAAAATTCTGACACCTTCAAAACCCGCAGAAAAACCCCCCGAAGAAGAATTGCAAAAACCTCACCCCGTGGTTCCGCTATAGCAAGCGCAAAATAAAATGTCCGTTTTTACGTATACAAGTTTGTCATCCCTGCGAAGGCAGGGATCCAGTCCCCGTATCACGGTACGGGGCAAGCTTTTTCAACTTTTCTGGATTCCCGCCGGAGTTTATCCTCGCACAGGCGGGGACGGGAATGACAAAAAAGAAACCGGACATTTTGTTTTGCGTTCGCCATATGTAATGCAATTTGATAGGATTGACTCAATGGATAAGAAGACAGAAACATGGCTAACGCTGGCGGAAAATGATCTTGAATTCGCGGAGCAGATTCTCAAGAATAAACAGCGACCTTATTACGCCTGTCACCAATGCCACCAAGCTACTGAAAAAATTCTCAAAGCTATTGTACAGCACACAACAAAAAAGATACCACCACGCACCCATAATCTGGAAATGCTGACCAGATTAGCAAAAGTGGAATTGTCTTTGGAACAAGAAACATTCCTCCTTAAATTGAATGCCCACTATATCGGTACACGTTACCCCGATGACTTATTCCAATTTTACCGGGAATACACGGCAGAGCATGCAAAAGTGATTTTTGAAAAAACAAAGGAGTTATTTTTATGGCTCAAAAATTGTTTAACCTGAATGATGTCATCAAGAAATATGTTGACGCTCTTTTCAAGGCGGGGATTCATCCTGAACAGATTCTTTTGTATGGTTCTTATGCTAAGGGAACAGCTGATGAGTGGAGTGATATAGATTTGGCGATTATTTCAGAAGATTTTGCTTCAATTTCTCCAATACAACGTTTGGAATTGTTGGCGTTGGCAACGAGAGGTTTAAAAGCCCCCATCGAAGCTATCGGCTACACGTCTCAAGAGATCGCTGAACGGGGTAAAGATAGTATCCTCTGGGAAGAAATTCAGAACAATCATCGCGTTCTCTACAAGGCGGCCTGAAGAAGAATTTCAAAAACCTCACCCCGTGGTTCCGTTACCACAATAGTGGGGAGGTCAATCCCCACTTTTTTACCACAGGGTAACAGGTACCATATGGTAATGTTGGAACTAGTTGATTTTATTAGACTTAAATACTTAAACACTTATGCACTTAAACACTTAATCTGGCATGGCTGTTGCAATACTCTTATGCGCGAGGTCATTTAAGACCTCCGATTTAGGAGGATTTATGAAAAGCGGTGGAACAATAACGTTAGATACAAACAAGGTGAAAGATACAAATAACGATGGA includes the following:
- the sctR gene encoding type III secretion system export apparatus subunit SctR, producing MGVSKPLVLLIVLAALSLVPFILMMATSFVKLAVVLSLIRNALGTQQVPPNVVITGLALILTIYIMSPVGLKIYDIAGNVINQGSNQPLLSQASVELLAKAVKEGKEPMRDFLLKNAHEQEKKLFYNLSLEMRKTQKVSEEVEEKDFLNIIPAFIVSELTEAFEIGFIIFLPFLVIDLVVANILLSLGMFQISPVTLSLPFKLLLFVMVDGWHLIVKGLVQTYL
- the fliQ gene encoding flagellar biosynthesis protein FliQ produces the protein MDYFIGIAKQALFLALILTAPPVLIALVVGLIISIVQATTQIQEQTLTFVPKLVAVVFAIIITAELLTGQLLSFTRWLFDNFAQYVK
- the sctT gene encoding type III secretion system export apparatus subunit SctT, with amino-acid sequence METYLKTLGLNINFPFALIMAGLIWARVLSAVMTIPFLFGKPVPRNVRVGASVMLAVFLYPLLVTKEIAPTDIQDLKLFSLFLKEILFGLSIGFAASIVFYGFEGAGQMIDNQRGVSLARILIPELGEQSSITGAFLFQLTIVTFLVLGGHRLFFRAFAESYQVLPLLQFPESVEGLLPLLDLFMKMTGKIFFIAIQISAPVIIAILITDIILGVANRFAPQINVWELGFNIRGYVGILLLFLSLAFIARQIENYVAESNRDVKAVIMDLRGKILTPSKPAEKPPEEELQKPHPVVPL
- a CDS encoding HEPN domain-containing protein, whose amino-acid sequence is MSVFTYTSLSSLRRQGSSPRITVRGKLFQLFWIPAGVYPRTGGDGNDKKETGHFVLRSPYVMQFDRIDSMDKKTETWLTLAENDLEFAEQILKNKQRPYYACHQCHQATEKILKAIVQHTTKKIPPRTHNLEMLTRLAKVELSLEQETFLLKLNAHYIGTRYPDDLFQFYREYTAEHAKVIFEKTKELFLWLKNCLT
- a CDS encoding nucleotidyltransferase domain-containing protein translates to MAQKLFNLNDVIKKYVDALFKAGIHPEQILLYGSYAKGTADEWSDIDLAIISEDFASISPIQRLELLALATRGLKAPIEAIGYTSQEIAERGKDSILWEEIQNNHRVLYKAA